From Candidatus Methylomirabilota bacterium:
CCGCGCTGGCCGAGCGCGAGTTCGGAGGGTTCACGCCGCCGCCGCGCTTCGCGTGAGTAGTATCGGACGGCCGACGCCGATGAAGCTGCGCAAAGGATTCCGGCAGCTGGTGGACGAGGCGAAGGCGCGGATCCGGACGATCGGCCTCGACGAGGCCCGCGCGCGCCTCGGCCGGGACGACGTCGTCTTCGTGGATCTCCGCGACGTCCGCGAGCTCGAGCGCGAGGGCATGATCCCGGGCGCCTTCCACTGCCCCCGCGGCATGCTCGAGTTCTGGATCGACCCCGAGAGCCCGTATCACAAGGACGTCTTCGCCTCCGGCAAGGAGTTCGTTTTCTACTGCAACGGCGCCTGGCGGTCGGCGCTCGCCACCGACGTGGCCCAGCAGATGGGGTTGGCACCGGTGTGCGAGATGGACGGCGGCTTCACCGCGTGGAAGAACGCCGGCTTCCCCGTCGCCGAGCGGCCGACGCGGAAGCCCGCGTAGGGAGCCCCCCGGACCATCGGCCCGAGCGCCTCGGGGTTTTCCCGGACGCGCATTCCCCTGCATCGTCGTGGACCCCCTCGCACCGGATTTCCGGGATTCAACGGATTGCCGGACGCGTCCGG
This genomic window contains:
- a CDS encoding rhodanese-like domain-containing protein, with protein sequence MKLRKGFRQLVDEAKARIRTIGLDEARARLGRDDVVFVDLRDVRELEREGMIPGAFHCPRGMLEFWIDPESPYHKDVFASGKEFVFYCNGAWRSALATDVAQQMGLAPVCEMDGGFTAWKNAGFPVAERPTRKPA